A part of Salvelinus alpinus chromosome 23, SLU_Salpinus.1, whole genome shotgun sequence genomic DNA contains:
- the LOC139550537 gene encoding alanine aminotransferase 2-like isoform X3, whose translation MGMQSIALSGVSERRRGLAQEKMTENGVFSRDKVLTIDTMNPTVKNVEYAVRGPIVQRAMQIEKELREGVKKPFTEVIKANIGDAHAMGQQPITFFRQVLALCSYPELLNENMFPEDAKNRARRILQACGGGSVGAYSASQGIDCVRQDVARYIERRDGGVPCDPDNVYLTTGASDGIVTMLKLLVCGEGASRTGVMISIPQYPLYSAALAELGAVQVNYYLNEEKCWSMDLSELERSLAEARKHCNPKALCIINPGNPTGQVQSRQCIEDVIRFAAKERLFLMADEVYQDNVYAEGCQFHSFKKVLFELGPEYSDNVELASFHSTSKCYMGECGFRGGYMEVINMDPEVQAQLSKLVSVRLCPPVPGQALMDLVVNSPQPGEPSHTTFMKERTATLSLLAEKAKLTEQILNTVPGITCNPVQGAMYSFPNISLPEKSINEAKSLFLSPQALGQAPDMFYCMKLLEETGICLVPGSGFGQKDGTYHFRMTILPPTDKLKILLAKVKEFHQKFTQQYS comes from the exons ATGGGGATGCAG AGTATAGCACTTTCAGGAGTCAGTGAACGGCGGCGTGGACTTGCCCAAGAGAAAATGACCGAGAATGGAGTGTTCTCCCGGGACAAGGTGTTGACCATCGACACCATGAACCCCACGGTGAAGAACGTCGAGTATGCGGTGCGCGGACCCATTGTACAGCGCGCCATGCAGATCgagaaagagctgagagag GGAGTGAAGAAGCCTTTCACTGAGGTCATCAAGGCCAACATTGGCGACGCCCATGCCATGGGCCAGCAGCCAATCACCTTCTTCAGACAG gTCTTGGCACTCTGCTCCTACCCGGAACTATTGAATGAAAACATGTTTCCAGAGGATGCCAAAAACAGAGCACGACGCATTCTGCAGGCTTGTGGAGGCGGTAGTGTGG gtgCATACAGTGCCAGCCAGGGAATAGACTGCGTGCGGCAGGACGTGGCTCGCTACATCGAGCGTCGGGACGGGGGTGTACCCTGTGACCCAGACAACGTCTACCTCACCACCGGCGCCAGCGATGGCATCGTA ACCATGCTGAAACTATTGGTGTGTGGTGAGGGTGCATCGAGGACAGGGGTGATGATCTCCATCCCTCAGTACCCTCTGTACTCGGCTGCCCTGGCTGAGCTGGGCGCTGTGCAGGTCAACTACTACCTGAATGAGGAGAAGTGCTGGAGCATGGACCTTAGTGAGCTAGAGCGCTCCCTAGCGGAGGCCAGGAAGCACTGCAACCCCAAAGCCCTCTGCATCATCAACCCTGGTAACCCCACTG GTCAGGTCCAGAGCAGACAGTGTATTGAGGACGTGATCCGATTCGCTGCTAAAGAGCGACTCTTCCTGATGGCTGATGAG gTGTACCAGGATAATGTGTATGCGGAGGGTTGCCAGTTCCATTCCTTTAAGAAGGTGCTTTTTGAGTTGGGACCAGAGTACTCTGACAATGTAGAACTGGCGTCCTTCCACTCCACCTCTAAGTGCTACATGGGAGA GTGTGGTTTCCGTGGGGGTTACATGGAGGTGATTAATATGGACCCGGAGGTGCAGGCCCAGCTCTCTAAGCTGGTGTCGGTCAGACTGTGTCCCCCCGTCCCTGGTCAGGCTCTGATGGACCTGGTGGTCAACTCTCCCCAGCCTGGAGAACCTTCCCACACCACCTTCATGAAG GAGCGCACAGCCACCCTAAGTCTCCTGGCAGAGAAGGCTAAACTGACAGAGCAGATTCTGAACACAGTACCTGGGATCACCTGTAACCCTGTTCAGGGAGCCATGTACTCATTCCCTAACATCAGCCTGCCAGAGAAATCCATCAACGAAGCTAAG tctctctttctctccccccaggCGCTTGGCCAGGCTCCAGACATGTTCTACTGTATGAAGCTGTTGGAGGAGACTGGCATCTGTCTGGTCCCAGGAAGTGGCTTCGGACAGAAGGACGGCACCTACCACTTCAG GATGACCATTCTGCCGCCCACAGACAAGCTGAAGATCTTACTGGCTAAAGTAAAGGAGTTCCACCAGAAATTCACTCAGCAGTACTCTTAA
- the LOC139550537 gene encoding alanine aminotransferase 2-like isoform X1, producing the protein MSASRIGQMLPSRSVSVLNGGNVWFFGGRAQYPAGYLVSGVRSMLIPSQLSPFSPQSIALSGVSERRRGLAQEKMTENGVFSRDKVLTIDTMNPTVKNVEYAVRGPIVQRAMQIEKELREGVKKPFTEVIKANIGDAHAMGQQPITFFRQVLALCSYPELLNENMFPEDAKNRARRILQACGGGSVGAYSASQGIDCVRQDVARYIERRDGGVPCDPDNVYLTTGASDGIVTMLKLLVCGEGASRTGVMISIPQYPLYSAALAELGAVQVNYYLNEEKCWSMDLSELERSLAEARKHCNPKALCIINPGNPTGQVQSRQCIEDVIRFAAKERLFLMADEVYQDNVYAEGCQFHSFKKVLFELGPEYSDNVELASFHSTSKCYMGECGFRGGYMEVINMDPEVQAQLSKLVSVRLCPPVPGQALMDLVVNSPQPGEPSHTTFMKERTATLSLLAEKAKLTEQILNTVPGITCNPVQGAMYSFPNISLPEKSINEAKSLFLSPQALGQAPDMFYCMKLLEETGICLVPGSGFGQKDGTYHFRMTILPPTDKLKILLAKVKEFHQKFTQQYS; encoded by the exons ATGTCTGCTTCGCGCATAGGACAAATGTTACCATCCAGAAGCGTGAGCGTTTTAAACGGAGGAAATGTATGGTTTTTCGGCGGCAGGGCGCAATACCCCGCGGGGTACCTCGTCTCTGGGGTCCGCTCAATGCTGATTCCCTCTCAGCTGTCACCCTTTTCCCCCCAGAGTATAGCACTTTCAGGAGTCAGTGAACGGCGGCGTGGACTTGCCCAAGAGAAAATGACCGAGAATGGAGTGTTCTCCCGGGACAAGGTGTTGACCATCGACACCATGAACCCCACGGTGAAGAACGTCGAGTATGCGGTGCGCGGACCCATTGTACAGCGCGCCATGCAGATCgagaaagagctgagagag GGAGTGAAGAAGCCTTTCACTGAGGTCATCAAGGCCAACATTGGCGACGCCCATGCCATGGGCCAGCAGCCAATCACCTTCTTCAGACAG gTCTTGGCACTCTGCTCCTACCCGGAACTATTGAATGAAAACATGTTTCCAGAGGATGCCAAAAACAGAGCACGACGCATTCTGCAGGCTTGTGGAGGCGGTAGTGTGG gtgCATACAGTGCCAGCCAGGGAATAGACTGCGTGCGGCAGGACGTGGCTCGCTACATCGAGCGTCGGGACGGGGGTGTACCCTGTGACCCAGACAACGTCTACCTCACCACCGGCGCCAGCGATGGCATCGTA ACCATGCTGAAACTATTGGTGTGTGGTGAGGGTGCATCGAGGACAGGGGTGATGATCTCCATCCCTCAGTACCCTCTGTACTCGGCTGCCCTGGCTGAGCTGGGCGCTGTGCAGGTCAACTACTACCTGAATGAGGAGAAGTGCTGGAGCATGGACCTTAGTGAGCTAGAGCGCTCCCTAGCGGAGGCCAGGAAGCACTGCAACCCCAAAGCCCTCTGCATCATCAACCCTGGTAACCCCACTG GTCAGGTCCAGAGCAGACAGTGTATTGAGGACGTGATCCGATTCGCTGCTAAAGAGCGACTCTTCCTGATGGCTGATGAG gTGTACCAGGATAATGTGTATGCGGAGGGTTGCCAGTTCCATTCCTTTAAGAAGGTGCTTTTTGAGTTGGGACCAGAGTACTCTGACAATGTAGAACTGGCGTCCTTCCACTCCACCTCTAAGTGCTACATGGGAGA GTGTGGTTTCCGTGGGGGTTACATGGAGGTGATTAATATGGACCCGGAGGTGCAGGCCCAGCTCTCTAAGCTGGTGTCGGTCAGACTGTGTCCCCCCGTCCCTGGTCAGGCTCTGATGGACCTGGTGGTCAACTCTCCCCAGCCTGGAGAACCTTCCCACACCACCTTCATGAAG GAGCGCACAGCCACCCTAAGTCTCCTGGCAGAGAAGGCTAAACTGACAGAGCAGATTCTGAACACAGTACCTGGGATCACCTGTAACCCTGTTCAGGGAGCCATGTACTCATTCCCTAACATCAGCCTGCCAGAGAAATCCATCAACGAAGCTAAG tctctctttctctccccccaggCGCTTGGCCAGGCTCCAGACATGTTCTACTGTATGAAGCTGTTGGAGGAGACTGGCATCTGTCTGGTCCCAGGAAGTGGCTTCGGACAGAAGGACGGCACCTACCACTTCAG GATGACCATTCTGCCGCCCACAGACAAGCTGAAGATCTTACTGGCTAAAGTAAAGGAGTTCCACCAGAAATTCACTCAGCAGTACTCTTAA
- the LOC139550537 gene encoding alanine aminotransferase 2-like isoform X2 produces MSASRIGQMLPSRSVSVLNGGNVWFFGGRAQYPAGYLVSGVRSMLIPSQLSPFSPQSIALSGVSERRRGLAQEKMTENGVFSRDKVLTIDTMNPTVKNVEYAVRGPIVQRAMQIEKELREGVKKPFTEVIKANIGDAHAMGQQPITFFRQVLALCSYPELLNENMFPEDAKNRARRILQACGGGSVGAYSASQGIDCVRQDVARYIERRDGGVPCDPDNVYLTTGASDGIVTMLKLLVCGEGASRTGVMISIPQYPLYSAALAELGAVQVNYYLNEEKCWSMDLSELERSLAEARKHCNPKALCIINPGNPTGQVQSRQCIEDVIRFAAKERLFLMADEVYQDNVYAEGCQFHSFKKVLFELGPEYSDNVELASFHSTSKCYMGECGFRGGYMEVINMDPEVQAQLSKLVSVRLCPPVPGQALMDLVVNSPQPGEPSHTTFMKERTATLSLLAEKAKLTEQILNTVPGITCNPVQGAMYSFPNISLPEKSINEAKALGQAPDMFYCMKLLEETGICLVPGSGFGQKDGTYHFRMTILPPTDKLKILLAKVKEFHQKFTQQYS; encoded by the exons ATGTCTGCTTCGCGCATAGGACAAATGTTACCATCCAGAAGCGTGAGCGTTTTAAACGGAGGAAATGTATGGTTTTTCGGCGGCAGGGCGCAATACCCCGCGGGGTACCTCGTCTCTGGGGTCCGCTCAATGCTGATTCCCTCTCAGCTGTCACCCTTTTCCCCCCAGAGTATAGCACTTTCAGGAGTCAGTGAACGGCGGCGTGGACTTGCCCAAGAGAAAATGACCGAGAATGGAGTGTTCTCCCGGGACAAGGTGTTGACCATCGACACCATGAACCCCACGGTGAAGAACGTCGAGTATGCGGTGCGCGGACCCATTGTACAGCGCGCCATGCAGATCgagaaagagctgagagag GGAGTGAAGAAGCCTTTCACTGAGGTCATCAAGGCCAACATTGGCGACGCCCATGCCATGGGCCAGCAGCCAATCACCTTCTTCAGACAG gTCTTGGCACTCTGCTCCTACCCGGAACTATTGAATGAAAACATGTTTCCAGAGGATGCCAAAAACAGAGCACGACGCATTCTGCAGGCTTGTGGAGGCGGTAGTGTGG gtgCATACAGTGCCAGCCAGGGAATAGACTGCGTGCGGCAGGACGTGGCTCGCTACATCGAGCGTCGGGACGGGGGTGTACCCTGTGACCCAGACAACGTCTACCTCACCACCGGCGCCAGCGATGGCATCGTA ACCATGCTGAAACTATTGGTGTGTGGTGAGGGTGCATCGAGGACAGGGGTGATGATCTCCATCCCTCAGTACCCTCTGTACTCGGCTGCCCTGGCTGAGCTGGGCGCTGTGCAGGTCAACTACTACCTGAATGAGGAGAAGTGCTGGAGCATGGACCTTAGTGAGCTAGAGCGCTCCCTAGCGGAGGCCAGGAAGCACTGCAACCCCAAAGCCCTCTGCATCATCAACCCTGGTAACCCCACTG GTCAGGTCCAGAGCAGACAGTGTATTGAGGACGTGATCCGATTCGCTGCTAAAGAGCGACTCTTCCTGATGGCTGATGAG gTGTACCAGGATAATGTGTATGCGGAGGGTTGCCAGTTCCATTCCTTTAAGAAGGTGCTTTTTGAGTTGGGACCAGAGTACTCTGACAATGTAGAACTGGCGTCCTTCCACTCCACCTCTAAGTGCTACATGGGAGA GTGTGGTTTCCGTGGGGGTTACATGGAGGTGATTAATATGGACCCGGAGGTGCAGGCCCAGCTCTCTAAGCTGGTGTCGGTCAGACTGTGTCCCCCCGTCCCTGGTCAGGCTCTGATGGACCTGGTGGTCAACTCTCCCCAGCCTGGAGAACCTTCCCACACCACCTTCATGAAG GAGCGCACAGCCACCCTAAGTCTCCTGGCAGAGAAGGCTAAACTGACAGAGCAGATTCTGAACACAGTACCTGGGATCACCTGTAACCCTGTTCAGGGAGCCATGTACTCATTCCCTAACATCAGCCTGCCAGAGAAATCCATCAACGAAGCTAAG gCGCTTGGCCAGGCTCCAGACATGTTCTACTGTATGAAGCTGTTGGAGGAGACTGGCATCTGTCTGGTCCCAGGAAGTGGCTTCGGACAGAAGGACGGCACCTACCACTTCAG GATGACCATTCTGCCGCCCACAGACAAGCTGAAGATCTTACTGGCTAAAGTAAAGGAGTTCCACCAGAAATTCACTCAGCAGTACTCTTAA
- the LOC139550537 gene encoding alanine aminotransferase 2-like isoform X4, whose translation MTENGVFSRDKVLTIDTMNPTVKNVEYAVRGPIVQRAMQIEKELREGVKKPFTEVIKANIGDAHAMGQQPITFFRQVLALCSYPELLNENMFPEDAKNRARRILQACGGGSVGAYSASQGIDCVRQDVARYIERRDGGVPCDPDNVYLTTGASDGIVTMLKLLVCGEGASRTGVMISIPQYPLYSAALAELGAVQVNYYLNEEKCWSMDLSELERSLAEARKHCNPKALCIINPGNPTGQVQSRQCIEDVIRFAAKERLFLMADEVYQDNVYAEGCQFHSFKKVLFELGPEYSDNVELASFHSTSKCYMGECGFRGGYMEVINMDPEVQAQLSKLVSVRLCPPVPGQALMDLVVNSPQPGEPSHTTFMKERTATLSLLAEKAKLTEQILNTVPGITCNPVQGAMYSFPNISLPEKSINEAKSLFLSPQALGQAPDMFYCMKLLEETGICLVPGSGFGQKDGTYHFRMTILPPTDKLKILLAKVKEFHQKFTQQYS comes from the exons ATGACCGAGAATGGAGTGTTCTCCCGGGACAAGGTGTTGACCATCGACACCATGAACCCCACGGTGAAGAACGTCGAGTATGCGGTGCGCGGACCCATTGTACAGCGCGCCATGCAGATCgagaaagagctgagagag GGAGTGAAGAAGCCTTTCACTGAGGTCATCAAGGCCAACATTGGCGACGCCCATGCCATGGGCCAGCAGCCAATCACCTTCTTCAGACAG gTCTTGGCACTCTGCTCCTACCCGGAACTATTGAATGAAAACATGTTTCCAGAGGATGCCAAAAACAGAGCACGACGCATTCTGCAGGCTTGTGGAGGCGGTAGTGTGG gtgCATACAGTGCCAGCCAGGGAATAGACTGCGTGCGGCAGGACGTGGCTCGCTACATCGAGCGTCGGGACGGGGGTGTACCCTGTGACCCAGACAACGTCTACCTCACCACCGGCGCCAGCGATGGCATCGTA ACCATGCTGAAACTATTGGTGTGTGGTGAGGGTGCATCGAGGACAGGGGTGATGATCTCCATCCCTCAGTACCCTCTGTACTCGGCTGCCCTGGCTGAGCTGGGCGCTGTGCAGGTCAACTACTACCTGAATGAGGAGAAGTGCTGGAGCATGGACCTTAGTGAGCTAGAGCGCTCCCTAGCGGAGGCCAGGAAGCACTGCAACCCCAAAGCCCTCTGCATCATCAACCCTGGTAACCCCACTG GTCAGGTCCAGAGCAGACAGTGTATTGAGGACGTGATCCGATTCGCTGCTAAAGAGCGACTCTTCCTGATGGCTGATGAG gTGTACCAGGATAATGTGTATGCGGAGGGTTGCCAGTTCCATTCCTTTAAGAAGGTGCTTTTTGAGTTGGGACCAGAGTACTCTGACAATGTAGAACTGGCGTCCTTCCACTCCACCTCTAAGTGCTACATGGGAGA GTGTGGTTTCCGTGGGGGTTACATGGAGGTGATTAATATGGACCCGGAGGTGCAGGCCCAGCTCTCTAAGCTGGTGTCGGTCAGACTGTGTCCCCCCGTCCCTGGTCAGGCTCTGATGGACCTGGTGGTCAACTCTCCCCAGCCTGGAGAACCTTCCCACACCACCTTCATGAAG GAGCGCACAGCCACCCTAAGTCTCCTGGCAGAGAAGGCTAAACTGACAGAGCAGATTCTGAACACAGTACCTGGGATCACCTGTAACCCTGTTCAGGGAGCCATGTACTCATTCCCTAACATCAGCCTGCCAGAGAAATCCATCAACGAAGCTAAG tctctctttctctccccccaggCGCTTGGCCAGGCTCCAGACATGTTCTACTGTATGAAGCTGTTGGAGGAGACTGGCATCTGTCTGGTCCCAGGAAGTGGCTTCGGACAGAAGGACGGCACCTACCACTTCAG GATGACCATTCTGCCGCCCACAGACAAGCTGAAGATCTTACTGGCTAAAGTAAAGGAGTTCCACCAGAAATTCACTCAGCAGTACTCTTAA
- the LOC139550539 gene encoding complement C1q-like protein 3: MIATGVCGVVMVLVLVILIPVLVNSAGISARYEMLGSCQMVCDPHGTKSTATDKANTIRDSRLVQSLPTLIQGPKGEPGRTGRIGPRGPHGEPGPPGPAGPPGERGEPGPPGLPGTPGANGATGAISAATYNMVPKIAFYAGLKKQHEGYEVLKFDDVVTNLGNHYDPTTGKFTCSIPGIYFFVYHVLMRGGDGTSMWADLCKNNQVRASAIAQDADQNYDYASNSVVLHLEPGDEIYIKLDGGKAHGGNNNKYSTFSGFIVYAD; encoded by the exons ATGATCGCGACAGGTGTTTGTGGAGTAGTCATGGTGCTAGTGTTGGTTATCCTGATTCCGGTGCTGGTCAACTCCGCCGGAATATCCGCGCGGTACGAAATGCTCGGATCCTGTCAGATGGTGTGTGATCCCCACGGGACCAAGTCCACGGCCACAGACAAAGCCAATACCATCAGAGACAGCCGCTTGGTCCAGTCTCTACCAACCTTAATCCAAGGTCCGAAAGGGGAGCCCGGACGCACAGGAAGAATTGGCCCTAGGGGTCCTCATGGCGAGCCAGGACCACCCGGACCTGCCGGCccgcctggggagagaggagagcccGGTCCGCCAGGACTACCCGGAACGCCCGGAGCTAACGGAGCCACAGGTGCCATAAGCGCAGCCACATACAACATGGTTCCAAAGATAGCTTTCTACGCCGGGCTGAAAAAACAGCACGAGGGCTACGAAGTTCTGAAATTTGACGACGTAGTCACCAACCTTGGCAACCACTACGACCCCACGACGGGGAAATTCACCTGCTCGATACCGGGCATCTACTTCTTCGTTTACCATGTGCTGATGCGAGGCGGGGATGGCACCAGTATGTGGGCTGATCTTTGTAAGAACAACCAG GTGCGAGCGAGCGCTATCGCCCAAGACGCCGACCAGAACTACGATTATGCCAGCAACAGTGTTGTCCTACATCTCGAGCCCGGCGATGAGATCTACATCAAGCTGGACGGGGGCAAGGCGCACGGGGGCAACAACAACAAGTACAGCACCTTCTCCGGCTTCATTGTCTACGCCGATTAA